The segment TTCGCCAAAATCCATAGTGCAATAAATTCTACGGAGTATTGATTTAATATATCTGTGGAAAAGGATTCAAACGTATCACACCCGCTCAGTTCATACTCATCTATAATACTATCGATCACCGATCGAATATGTTCAAGCGGTACCATCTCAAACAGTTCTCTTCCTGTACTGATACCGGCAGAGTGTTCGGCACCGATATAGATACGAGCCCCTTTGTCTGTATCACCGAAATTATTCGTACGCAGTCCGATGAGCCCGATATCGCAATGTTGATGTCTTCCACACCCTTTTGCACAGCCTGAAATTCCTATTTGAATACGATGCTCATGTATTTTTTCCAACGGAAGCAATTGTGCATCGTCTTTAATATTCCAGAATGAGTAAGGGCAATAATGACTGCCTGCGCACGCTACAACGGTTTGGCTCTTTATGAGCTGTTCAAAGGGGACACATTGTTCAGAAAGTCCTAAGAGGTAAATATTATGATCAATACCAATACGTACCTCTGCAGAATGTGCCTCGGCAAAATCCGCTATAGCACTCAACTCTTCCGCACGTACACGTCCAAAATTACTTTCATAACAAAAAGCATAACTTCCATCCCGTAACTGATGATATTGTGAGAATAGAGCTTTTTCTAAAACCAATTCGCCTGCTTTTTGCCAAGTTTTTTGGTATTCATGTGCGATATGTTCCACAAATATTTCCATGCCAATATCTTCAAGCAGATAAAAAAGACGTGTCCGTGAGCGGGTAAAACGTAATCCATGTTTGTTGAATGCTTCGATAAATGCTATAAAAAAAGATACAACCTCATCAGGAAGCAGAAAAATGTCGGCACTGCGGGCGATTTCCGTATTTTTACCACCCATATAAACATTAAATCCAAAAATATCTCCACGCTTTGCCAGTGCAAAATAAAGATCATTGGCAAAAAAGGAAGTGACGTTAGCACTGTTTCCGGAAATACCGGTAGATATTCTACGCGGCAGCATACCCACAAGATGCGGTGTTTTGAGAAAATACTCTTCCATTTTTTTTATAATCGGATAGGTTTCTATTACACTATAACATCCAAGTCCATCGTAAACATCGGTAACAATATTACGGACATTATCCCCAAATGTCTGCCATGTTGATATTCCAAGGGCATTGATCTGATTAAACAGTCTTAACACATTGTCACTGCTCAATCCATGCAACTGCATACCCGCACGTGCAGTGAGGATTATCTCAAGATTCTCATTATGGCAAATATTGGCAATAGAACGAAGTTGAGACGGTGTTATCCTCCCGGCACTGATTCGCAAGCGCAGGGTATACTCTTCTTCTTCGATAGGAGTATTAAAAATACCGAAATCCTGCAAATAAAAGCCATCTCCCTCACTGATCCCATTAAAATCCAGTGTTTCTATCTGCGGATAATATTCATATGGAGACAAAGTTGCTTTATGCCGTTCACGCTTATTTAATTTTTTTTCTGTGATTTCCATACGTTTCTCCAGAATGACATGACTATTAAAAATTATCAATACTTTATTTCTTGTTTTTTACATCTATTCAAATCGGGATTATTGATATTATCGATCAAAACTATTTACCCTTGTAAAAATTTCACGACAATATCCCATATGATTGCACTTAAAGAAATAAACCATAGAGTATTCATAATCAAATGGGGTTCGAACGTTGTTAAGGTATACAACAACGGTATACCCAGCACAATCGGCCATTTGATAAAATAAAGCACCATCCATGCTGAAGCATAGAGGTAACGCCTCAGTTTTACCACATCCCTGCTCCAGCAGTGAGGGCTTGTTGGACATGATCGCTGGCCATCGTGATATTCCATTCCGGTTCCCACACCACTTCAACACTACATCCATTGGCCGTTTCGAGTCGTTCAACCGCTTCTCTCACCCACTCCATCATCATCTGATGCAGCGGGCACCCTTGTGTCGATAATGTCATAATAACTTTGACATGATTGTTCTCATCGATTTGAGCGTCATAAATAAGACCAAGTTCAACAAGGTTGAATCCGACTTCGGGATCGATTACGGTGCTGATAG is part of the Sulfuricurvum sp. genome and harbors:
- a CDS encoding metal-sulfur cluster assembly factor gives rise to the protein MEPVTKSEVYEAISTVIDPEVGFNLVELGLIYDAQIDENNHVKVIMTLSTQGCPLHQMMMEWVREAVERLETANGCSVEVVWEPEWNITMASDHVQQALTAGAGMW
- a CDS encoding nitrite/sulfite reductase is translated as MEITEKKLNKRERHKATLSPYEYYPQIETLDFNGISEGDGFYLQDFGIFNTPIEEEEYTLRLRISAGRITPSQLRSIANICHNENLEIILTARAGMQLHGLSSDNVLRLFNQINALGISTWQTFGDNVRNIVTDVYDGLGCYSVIETYPIIKKMEEYFLKTPHLVGMLPRRISTGISGNSANVTSFFANDLYFALAKRGDIFGFNVYMGGKNTEIARSADIFLLPDEVVSFFIAFIEAFNKHGLRFTRSRTRLFYLLEDIGMEIFVEHIAHEYQKTWQKAGELVLEKALFSQYHQLRDGSYAFCYESNFGRVRAEELSAIADFAEAHSAEVRIGIDHNIYLLGLSEQCVPFEQLIKSQTVVACAGSHYCPYSFWNIKDDAQLLPLEKIHEHRIQIGISGCAKGCGRHQHCDIGLIGLRTNNFGDTDKGARIYIGAEHSAGISTGRELFEMVPLEHIRSVIDSIIDEYELSGCDTFESFSTDILNQYSVEFIALWILAKLESGSTMTLHAIDTQGNLCEEDQFIIEKELLFQCFPKTSYLPLIDDNFSDTIRQLSKKLWSVGKSDTEIAPQIKKLLTSKKYWEV